A window of Candidatus Angelobacter sp. genomic DNA:
GCTGGAGGTGGACGCGGTCATGCGAAACGTGCCGAAGGGCAAGCTGGTCACAATCAATGAAATTCGCTGTGCGCTTGCCCGGGCGCACGGCGTGGACGTCGCCTGCCCGATTACGACCGGAATATTTGCCTGGATCGCGGCCCACGCCGCCGAAGAAGCCGGTGCTGGAGGCCGAAAGAGGATAACGCCCTACTGGCGGACGTTGAAGTCGGGAGGGCAGCTCAATGAAAAATATCCGGGAGGAATTCCCGCGCTCAAAAAGCGCCTCGAAACCGAAGGCCACAGAATTGTAAAGCGAGGTTCACATTGGGTCGTTGCCGACTTTGAGAGGTCCCTGACTTCTCCAAAGTCCGGATCTGCGGTGTTTGCCCGACAATGCCCGAGCACAAACTTGTAATCTTTGTCCGGGCGCCGCGGCCGGGCTCGGTCAAGACCAGATTGGCGAAAACCCTCGGTGCCGGGCCGGCCTGCGAGGCGTATCGCCGATTGGTGGAAACCTTGACCGACCGTTTGCAAACGCTGAACGGAGTGGAGCTGCGTTTCAGTCCAGATGACGCGCGAAACGAGATTCAACCCTGGCTTAAGAGCAGATGGTCCTGTGCGCCACAGGGAACCGGAGACCTTGGCCGGCGCCTGCAGTCCGCGTTTGTCGATTCCTTCAAATCTGAAACCGCCCGGGTCGTCATCATCGGCTCGGACTGTCCCGCAGTAACGAGTGCTGATATTGTGGAAGCATGGCAATGTTTATCGTCGCACGATGTTGCCCTCGGGCCCGCCCGCGATGGTGGTTACTGGCTGATCGGGTTGCGACGTTTGCGGCCGGATCTGTTTCACCGGATTCCCTGGAGCACCGACCGCGTACTGGCTGAAACGATGCGCCGGGCCCGGGAGGGCGGACTGAGCGTCCATCGGTTGCGCGAATTGCAAGATGTGGACACGGAAGCGGACTGGCGGCAATTCTTGGAAACACACAATTCCCATGCCACAAACCGGCGAACGGGCTATCCTCTGACGGGTTGATGAATCGTTTCGAACAAAAACTCGTGGAGCACGGTTTGACGCTGCAGCGAACGCGCCTGCGTACGTTGCAACTCAATGTCGGCCGCAAATGCAATCAGGCCTGCCGCCATTGCCACGTGGATGCCGCCCCCTGGCGGACAGAAATGATTGACGAAGCAACCTCGCTTCGCGTTGGTGGATGGATTCGCGAGCATCGCCCGGAAATCGTGGACCTCACGGGTGGCGCGCCGGAGTTGAGCGGATTCTTCCGTTATTTTGTCGAGACCGCGCGTTCCGCCGGCAGCGAAGTGATTGACCGGAGCAATCTGACGATCATTGAAGAAAGGGATTACGGCTGGCTACCCGAATATCTGGCCAGCCACGGAGTGCAGGTCGTCGCCTCGCTCCCCTGCTACTCCGCCCGGAACGTAAACCAACAGCGCGGCAACGGAGTTTTTGAAAGGAGCATTTCCGCCCTGCGCAAATTGAACGCCGTCGGGTATGGCACGGCACTGCCGCTGCACCTCGTTTACAATCCACTCGGTCCAAATCTGCCCGGGCCGCAAGCGGAGTTGGAGGCCGATTACAAAGAGGTGCTAAACCGCGATTTCGGCATCGCGTTCAATAAACTTTTCACGATCACGAACCAACCGATCGCCCGTTTTGCCGAGGACCTGCGCCAGCAGGGCAAATGGGACGAATACCTGGAGTTGCTGGTGAACAGTTTCAATCCGGCAACCGTGGACGGTTTGATGTGCCGCGCCACGTTGAGCGTGGGCTATCGCGGCGAGTTGTACGACTGCGACTTCAACCAGATGCTCGACATGCGAATGCAGAACGGCCGGCCGCTTTATCTGTGGGATGTAACACCAGAATACCTGGAAAACCGTGGAATCCAGACCGGCGTGCATTGTTTTGCGTGCACCGCCGGTTGCGGGAGCAGTTGCACGGGTGCGCTGGCAAATTGACCACGTCGGTTGATCAGAGGCGCCTCTTTCACGGCTTTACCCAGACACTGCGAAAATGCTGTTGAGACGGCGGACACTCCTTGCAGGGTCTGTCGTTGATCAGTTTTTTGCCATCGTCACTGATGACTTGAATCCGGTTCCAACCCGTCCCGGGATAAACGACGATCCCTTCCGGATTCAACCCCTTCAGACGTGAGTGTTTTATCAGCCGGGGCGGAGACGGGCCACCCGACCACGCGTAGAGACGCGACGGCCCGATGCCGTCATACGGGCCGGCGATGATCAAATATTTTCCCTCCGAATACGCCATGTCGCGCACGCCCAGTCCACCCAGATCGAGGAGCAAGGGGTCGCCGAATTTTGCCGACGCACCGCGAATCACTTCATCCGGATTCAGCATCGGAACCAACAGCGCCATACCGTTGGGGATTGG
This region includes:
- the arsS gene encoding arsenosugar biosynthesis radical SAM (seleno)protein ArsS (Some members of this family are selenoproteins.) — protein: MNRFEQKLVEHGLTLQRTRLRTLQLNVGRKCNQACRHCHVDAAPWRTEMIDEATSLRVGGWIREHRPEIVDLTGGAPELSGFFRYFVETARSAGSEVIDRSNLTIIEERDYGWLPEYLASHGVQVVASLPCYSARNVNQQRGNGVFERSISALRKLNAVGYGTALPLHLVYNPLGPNLPGPQAELEADYKEVLNRDFGIAFNKLFTITNQPIARFAEDLRQQGKWDEYLELLVNSFNPATVDGLMCRATLSVGYRGELYDCDFNQMLDMRMQNGRPLYLWDVTPEYLENRGIQTGVHCFACTAGCGSSCTGALAN
- a CDS encoding TIGR04282 family arsenosugar biosynthesis glycosyltransferase, which codes for MPEHKLVIFVRAPRPGSVKTRLAKTLGAGPACEAYRRLVETLTDRLQTLNGVELRFSPDDARNEIQPWLKSRWSCAPQGTGDLGRRLQSAFVDSFKSETARVVIIGSDCPAVTSADIVEAWQCLSSHDVALGPARDGGYWLIGLRRLRPDLFHRIPWSTDRVLAETMRRAREGGLSVHRLRELQDVDTEADWRQFLETHNSHATNRRTGYPLTG